The following are from one region of the Oncorhynchus nerka isolate Pitt River linkage group LG8, Oner_Uvic_2.0, whole genome shotgun sequence genome:
- the LOC115133719 gene encoding zinc finger protein RFP-like, translated as MATSSSLLSEEQFLCSICLDVFTEPVSIPCGHNFCKACITKYWDTSDLCQCPMCKNTFDKRPDLFINTFISEMAAQFRQTVEVKTTSSPDQCSAMIVEVSCDICTGMKLKALKSCLVCQTSYCETHLEPHQRVAALKRHKLINPVENLEDRMCKKHERPLELFCRSDQAYLCVLCLKAEHMTHDTVPLEEEYGERKAQLGKTEAEVQQMIQERLKKVQEIKHSVDFSKREAEREISDSVQVFTALVRSIERSQAEVIEVIEEKQKATERQAEGLIEELKQEITELQRRSTEVEQLSHTEDHLHLLQSFPSLCTPPDTKDWSEISVHSDLCVGTVRRAVSQLEETLNKEMEKLPEVKLKRIQQYAVDVTLDPDTAHPKLILSEDGKQVRDGNTEQDLPDKPVRFSNSLCILGKEGFSSGRFYYEVMVKGKTKWDLGVARESINRKGKITLSPKNGYWTVWLRKGNEYEAHSSTSVLLSLREKPQKVGVFVDYEEGQVSFYDVVARSLIYSFTGCTFTEKLYPYFSPSSNDGGKNSTPLIISPVNHTT; from the coding sequence ATGGCCACCTCCAGCAGTCTCCTGTCTGAAGAGCAGTTCCTGTGTTCTATCTGTCTGGATGTGTTCACTGAGCCCGTCTCTATTCCATGTGGACACAACTTCTGCAAGGCCTGTATCACAAAGTACTGGGATACCAGTGACCTGTGCCAGTGTCCCATgtgtaaaaatacatttgataagAGACCAGATCTGTTCATCAATACTTTCATTTCTGAGATGGCTgctcagttcagacagacagttgAAGTGAAAACTACCAGCAGCCCGGACCAATGCTCTGCCATGATAGTAGAAGTGTCCTGTGACATCTGCACTGGGATGAAGCTCAAGGCCCTGAAGTCCTGTCTGGTGTGTCAGACCTCTTACTGTGAGACTCATCTGGAGCCTCATCAGAGAGTCGCAGCCTTAAAGAGACACAAGCTGATCAACCCTGTGGAGAACCTGGAAGACAGGATGTGTAAGAAGCATGAGAGACCTCTAGAGCTGTTCTGTAGGAGTGACCAGGCATATCTTTGTGTCTTGTGCTTGAAAGCAGAGCACATGACTCATGACACTGTCCCTCTAGAGGAAGAGTATGGAGAGAGGAAGGCTCAGTTGGGGAAGACTGAGGCAGAAGTGCAGCAGATGATCCAGGAGAGACTGAAGAAGGTTCAGGAGATCAAACACTCAGTAGATTTCAgcaagagagaagcagagagagagatatcagacAGTGTACAGGTCTTCACTGCTCTGGTGCGCTCCATTGAGAGAAGTCAGGCTGAGGTGATTGAGGTGATTGAGGAGAAGCAGAAAGCAACAGAGAGGCAGGCTGAAGGGCTCATTGAAGAGCTGAAGCAGGAAatcactgaactacagaggagaagcactgaggtggagcagctctcacacactgaggaccacctccacctcctacaGAGCTTCCCATCCCTCTGCACCCCTCCAGACACCAAGGACTGGTCTGAGATCAGTGTTCACAGTGATCTGTGTGTAGGGACTGTGAGGAGAGCTGTGTCTCAACTGGAGGAGACACtgaataaagagatggagaagcTGCCTGAAGTCAAACTGAAGAGGATTCAGCAGTATGCAGTAGATGTGACTCTTGACCCTGATACAGCACATCCCAAACTCATCCTTTCTGAAGATGGGAAACAGGTGAGAGATGGAAACACAGAGCAGGATCTCCCAGACAAGCCAGTTAGGTTTTCCAACAGTCTCTGTATCTTGGGAAAGGAGGGCTTCTCCTCAGGGAGATTCTACTATGAGGTGATGGTTAAAGGAAAGACTAAGTGGGATTTAGGAGTGGCCAGAGAGTCCATCAACAGGAAGGGGAAGATCACACTGAGCCCTAAGAATGGATACTGGACTGTCTGGCTGAGAAAAGGAAATGAGTACGAGGCTCATTCTAGCACCAGTGTCCTGCTCTCCCTGAGAGAGAAGCCCCAGAAGGTGGGGGTGTTTGTGGATTATGAAGAGGGTCAGGTCTCCTTTTATGATGTGGTGGCCAGGTCTCTTATCTACTCTTTCACTGGCTGCACCTTCACAGAGAAACTCTATCCATACTTCAGCCCCTCTAGCAATGATGGTGGTAAAAACTCTACCCCTCTGATCATCTCTCCTGTCAATCACACAACATGA